One region of Suncus etruscus isolate mSunEtr1 chromosome 5, mSunEtr1.pri.cur, whole genome shotgun sequence genomic DNA includes:
- the BBLN gene encoding bublin coiled-coil protein — MSGPNGDLDMPVEAGAEGEDDSFGEAEYAAINSMLDQINSCLDHLEEKNDHLHARLQELLESNRQTRLEFQQQQLGDSPGQASA; from the exons ATGTCGGGCCCTAACGGGGACCTGGACATGCCGGTGGAAGCGGGCGCGGAAGGCGAGGACGACAGCTTCGGAGAAGCAG AATACGCAGCCATCAACTCCATGCTGGACCAGATCAACTCCTGCCTGGACCACCTGGAGGAGAAGAACGACCACCTCCATGCACGCCTGCAGGAGCTGCTGGAGTCCAACCGGCAGACACGGCTTGAGTTCCAGCAGCAGCAGCTTGGGGACAGCCCCGGCCAGGCCAGCGCCTAG
- the CIZ1 gene encoding cip1-interacting zinc finger protein has translation MFSQQQNPQQQQLQQLQQLQQQQLQQLQQQQLQQQQLLQLQQLLQQSPPPAPLPVTMGQRLPPPPPQQQLLNLSSSASSLQRALFLQQLQGLDQFAVPPAMYDSAGLAMPMTTLGSNFRSYNLAAPNIPTPSLTSPQLAAPNLQQIFPQATRQSLLGPPPAGVPINPPQQRHLSRNHHKQTRPFPTRKDFSSQTVPLEDPLEGSEDGEPQAETLDQDSSSEPDSIAQEKDAPASQPESLEEDCEPPVKRTKSSKESSEKGHPGQLQAKVQPQARMMAPKQTQTSEVTLDTPEARVLPRFQFRALQVQAQVQPQSQSRVSPADVQAPERPRKPVQTQTSELAPVPEQVQIRDAQPAEQQPQEQTQVPMAEGAPAPGHSEGLHRPSGTIGAAEGPSEPVGPQLSTEESPQELPSSLDVREFERKSRDMLGTWGAGASLKVTIQQSNSSRAFSTLPVTPAPRPNDVASADPPALPSKQGLQFCCCICKANCGSQQEFQEHLASTEHQQRLGEIQHTNQTCLLSLLPMPRDVLDKEREEPPSQRWCHTCQANYTGDLIQHRRTKEHKTAKQSLRPFCMVCDRSFKTPRKFVEHVKSQGHKDKAKELKVLEIAGQDDDQFITVDAVGCFEGDEEEEEEEEEEEGDIEVEDEVCKQMKAKDESTEKQKEPETYSPNTAYGVDFLVPATGHVCRACRKFYPGGEGTKLSHCKSLAHFENLQKNKKAKKPSPIPRPVSRRCAINARNALSALFTHGGRSPNQHSTQDMAKAPSRGAQSTAPPPRRSSRLRT, from the exons ATGTTCAGCCAACAGCAGAATCCACAGCAACAACAGTTGCAGCAGCTCCAGCagttgcagcagcagcagctccagCAACTCCAGCAGCAGCAGTTGCAGCAACAGCAGCTGCTGCAGCTCCAGCAGCTGCTCCAGCAGTCCCCACCTCCAGCTCCACTGCCTGTGACTATGGGCCA GAGGCTCCCACCACCGCCACCCCAGCAGCAACTTCTGAACCTCTCCAGCTCTGCCTCCTCACTCCAGAGGGCTTTGTTTCTGCAGCAGTTGCAAG GACTGGACCAGTTTGCAGTGCCACCAGCCATGTATGACAGTGCCGGTCTCGCCATGCCCATGACCACTTTGGGTA GTAACTTTCGCAGCTACAACCTGGCAGCCCCAAATATTCCCACTCCCAGCCTCACATCACCCCAGCTGGCTGCCCCAAATCTACAGCAGATCTTCCCTCAGGCCACACGGCAGTCTCTGCTGGGGCcccctcctgctggggttcccatcAACCCGCCCCAGCAGCGCCATTTAAGTAGGAACCATCATAAACAGACACGGCCCTTTCCTACTCGGAAG GATTTTTCTTCGCAGACAGTGCCCCTGGAAGACCCCCTAGAGGGGTCTGAAGATGGAGAGCCCCAAGCAGAGACACTCG ATCAAGATTCCTCATCTGAGCCAGACAGCATCGCTCAGGAGAAAGATGCTCCAGCCTCCCAGCCTGAGTCTCTAGAAGAGGATTGTGAGCCCCCTGTGAAGAGGACCAAGAG CTCCAAGGAATCCTCAGAGAAGGGGCACCCAGGGCAGCTGCAGGCAAAAGTGCAGCCTCAGGCCAGAATGATGGCCCCGAAGCAGACACAGACGTCTGAGGTGACCCTAGACACCCCGGAAGCCCGAGTACTGCCCCGTTTCCAGTTCCGGGCTCTGCAGGTCCAAGCCCAGGTGCAGCCTCAGTCTCAGTCCCGCGTGTCCCCTGCTGACGTCCAGGCCCCAGAAAGGCCCCGGAAGCCGGTTCAGACCCAGACCTCAGAGCTTGCCCCGGTGCCAGAACAG GTTCAGATCAGAGACGCACAGCCAGCAGAGCAGCAGCCGCAGGAGCAGACCCAAGTGCCCATGGCAGAGGGCGCTCCAGCTCCTGGTCACAGTGAGGGGCTCCACAGGCCATCTGGGACTATTGGGGCTGCAGAAG GCCCCAGTGAGCCAGTGGGCCCCCAGCTCAGCACTGAGGAGAGTCCACAGGAGCTGCCCAGTTCTCTGGACGTGAGAGAATTCGAGAGAAAATCCCGAGACATGCTAGGG ACGTGGGGTGCTGGGGCCTCCCTGAAGGTCACCATCCAGCAGAGCAACAGCAGCCGGGCTTTCAGCACCTTGCCCGTCACCCCTGCACCACGTCCCAATGATGTGGCCTCTGCCGACCCTCCCGCCCTGCCCTCCAAGCAGGGCTTACAGTTCTGCTGCTGCATTTGCAAAGCCAACTGTGGTTCCCAGCAG GAATTCCAGGAGCACCTGGCAAGCACCGAGCACCAGCAGCGGCTTGGGGAGATCCAGCACACGAACCAGACCTGCCTCCTGTCGCTCCTGCCCATGCCTCGGGATGTCCTGGACAAAGAGCGCGA AGAGCCACCATCCCAGCGCTGGTGCCACACCTGCCAGGCGAACTACACTGGAGACCTGATCCAGCACCGCAGGACAAAGGAGCACAAG ACTGCCAAACAGTCCCTGAGACCTTTCTGCATGGTTTGTGATCGGTCCTTTAAGACACCCCGCAAGTTTGTGGAACATGTGAAGTCCCAGGGGCACAAGGACAAAGCCAAGGAG CTGAAAGTGCTTGAAATAGCCGGCCAGGACGATGACCAGTTCATCACCGTGGACGCTGTGGGCTGCTTTGAGGGcgatgaagaggaagaggaggaggaggaagaggaggaaggagacatAGAGGTGGAGGATGAAGTCTGCAAGCAG ATGAAAGCCAAAGATGAGTCCACAGAAAAGCAGAAGGAGCCAGAGACCTACAGCCCTAACACCGCCTATG GAGTGGATTTCCTGGTGCCTGCGACGGGCCACGTGTGCCGCGCTTGTCGCAAGTTCTACCCAGGTGGCGAGGGGACGAAGCTCAGCCACTGCAAGTCCTTGGCCCACTTTGAGAACCTACAG AAAAACAAGAAGGCCAAGAAGCCCAGTCCCATCCCCAGACCAGTGAGCCGCCGCTGTGCCATTAACGCCCGCAATGCACTGTCTGCCCTGTTCACCCACGGTGGCCGCTCCCCCAACCAGCACAGCACCCAGGACATGGCCAAGGCCCCCAGCAGGGGGGCACAGTCCACGGCCCCACCACCCAGGCGCTCTTCCCGCCTTCGAACCTGA